Proteins from a genomic interval of Gammaproteobacteria bacterium:
- a CDS encoding DUF58 domain-containing protein, which yields MLDRRRIYILPTRYGLAFAGLLLAMLLGSMNYGASLGFALTFLLAGLGLAALHHCHDNLLGIEVRLAGAAPVFAGQDACFRIALTGSASVTRYEIEIAAGGREAGPVDVAPGRTAVLPLRVATERRGRVRLPRFSVATRHPANLCRAWTFVHMQAHCVVYPAPAPPGMPAPRGVDDAGGKRAVDHSDADFAGLRNAVPGDPPRRIAWKAYARSEQLLLKQFAGGERRAELFDWNALPRLDTERRLSQLARWCLDAAASGESFGLKLPSETVPLGSGEQHLHRCLTALALFGAPETHGARA from the coding sequence GTGCTCGATCGGCGCCGGATTTACATCTTGCCGACCCGCTACGGCCTCGCATTCGCGGGCCTGCTTCTCGCGATGCTCCTCGGCTCGATGAACTACGGTGCGAGCCTCGGCTTCGCGCTCACGTTCCTCCTCGCCGGCCTCGGCCTCGCGGCGCTGCATCACTGTCACGACAACCTGCTCGGGATCGAGGTACGCCTTGCGGGGGCCGCGCCGGTCTTCGCCGGCCAGGATGCGTGCTTCCGGATCGCGTTGACGGGCTCCGCATCCGTCACGCGCTACGAGATCGAGATCGCCGCCGGCGGAAGAGAAGCGGGACCCGTGGACGTGGCGCCCGGACGCACCGCGGTCCTGCCCCTGCGGGTGGCGACGGAACGCCGCGGACGAGTGCGGCTGCCGCGGTTCTCGGTCGCGACGCGCCACCCGGCGAATTTGTGCCGCGCATGGACGTTCGTGCACATGCAGGCGCATTGCGTCGTCTACCCCGCCCCGGCGCCGCCCGGGATGCCGGCGCCGCGCGGCGTCGACGACGCCGGCGGCAAGCGCGCCGTCGATCACTCCGACGCGGACTTCGCCGGCCTGCGCAACGCCGTGCCGGGGGATCCGCCGAGGCGCATCGCCTGGAAGGCCTATGCGCGAAGCGAGCAGCTGCTTCTGAAGCAGTTCGCGGGCGGCGAGCGGCGTGCGGAGCTTTTCGATTGGAACGCGCTGCCGCGGCTGGACACGGAGCGCCGACTCTCGCAGCTCGCGCGCTGGTGCCTCGACGCGGCCGCGAGCGGGGAGAGCTTCGGCCTCAAGCTGCCGTCGGAAACGGTTCCGCTCGGCAGCGGCGAGCAGCATCTGCACCGCTGCCTCACGGCGCTCGCGCTGTTCGGCGCGCCGGAAACGCACGGAGCGCGCGCATGA
- a CDS encoding DUF3488 and transglutaminase-like domain-containing protein: MNAPGASRTRGRLIWSAAVIVGASLPHWLVLPPWMPLLLCACVIWRLEGERRRWPMPGRGLRILLAFLALAVVLTRYRTVNGVEAGSALLVVMVALKFLEASTHRDQLVLMIIAYFLVFASLLTQQSLLIGAYLVAFVFVTTAGLLQLARRGSLRPAGATCALAARMLLQALPVMLVLFVLFPRLSGPLWALPTNPQRGTTGLDDRLSPGDLTALGESDEVAFRVEFFGARPSPEELYWRGPVLSSFDGRTWSRAWTGRGARPGAVAYLGEPTEYRVMLEPNGRGWTFALDMPREWSGVDRMIMTRDFQLLVPFGREIGSRLDYRVVSHTRYRTLEPLGAGERLRLTRLPEGSNPRTRALVRGWLARGMGPESIVAEALRFFREQPFRYTLTPPALGEHTADEFLFETRAGFCEHYASAFVVMMRAAGIPARVVTGYQGGELNAFGEYYVVRQSDAHAWAEVWLADRGWTRVDPTAAVAPERIELGAAGSVLGGEIGRRGFGMLRTARQAWDAVNTYWYGWVVGYGNTAQRLLLERLGFEWATPAVLTAAAAAGIALILALFSACRAFTERRRKRLDPAARWFAILCRRLARRGVAPIAAGEGPAAYAARAEQALPAAAPAIRTAVAAYLRARYEPDADGRALERLERLVKAFRPA, translated from the coding sequence ATGAACGCGCCCGGCGCGTCGCGGACACGAGGGCGGCTGATCTGGTCCGCCGCCGTGATCGTCGGCGCGAGCCTTCCGCATTGGCTCGTGCTGCCGCCCTGGATGCCGCTGCTCCTTTGCGCGTGCGTCATCTGGCGCCTCGAAGGCGAGCGCCGGCGCTGGCCGATGCCGGGGCGAGGCCTGCGCATCCTGCTCGCGTTCCTCGCGCTCGCGGTCGTGCTGACGCGCTATCGCACCGTGAACGGCGTCGAGGCCGGCAGCGCGCTGCTGGTCGTCATGGTCGCGCTGAAATTCCTCGAGGCGAGCACGCACCGCGATCAGCTCGTGCTGATGATCATCGCGTACTTCCTCGTGTTCGCGAGCCTTCTCACGCAGCAGAGCCTGCTGATCGGCGCGTATCTCGTGGCTTTCGTCTTCGTCACGACCGCGGGCCTGCTCCAGCTCGCCCGTCGCGGATCGCTGCGACCGGCAGGCGCCACCTGCGCGCTCGCCGCACGGATGCTGCTGCAGGCGCTGCCGGTGATGCTGGTGCTGTTCGTCCTCTTCCCGCGCCTCTCGGGCCCGCTGTGGGCGCTGCCGACGAACCCGCAGCGCGGCACGACCGGCCTCGACGACCGGCTGAGCCCCGGGGACCTCACCGCGCTCGGCGAGTCCGACGAGGTCGCGTTTCGCGTGGAGTTCTTCGGTGCCCGCCCCTCCCCCGAGGAGCTCTACTGGCGAGGACCGGTGCTCTCGAGCTTCGACGGACGAACCTGGTCGCGCGCGTGGACGGGCCGCGGCGCCCGCCCGGGGGCCGTCGCGTACCTCGGCGAGCCCACGGAATATCGCGTGATGCTCGAGCCGAACGGCCGAGGGTGGACGTTCGCGCTCGACATGCCGCGCGAGTGGTCCGGCGTCGACCGAATGATCATGACGCGCGATTTTCAGCTGCTCGTGCCGTTCGGGCGCGAGATCGGCTCGCGGCTCGACTATCGCGTCGTCTCGCATACGCGCTACCGCACGCTGGAGCCGCTCGGCGCCGGCGAGCGGCTCCGGCTGACGCGGTTGCCGGAAGGGTCGAACCCGCGGACGCGCGCGCTCGTCCGCGGCTGGCTCGCTCGCGGCATGGGGCCGGAGAGCATCGTCGCCGAGGCGCTGCGCTTCTTTCGCGAGCAGCCGTTCCGCTACACGCTGACCCCGCCCGCGCTCGGCGAGCACACGGCCGACGAGTTCCTGTTCGAGACGCGCGCGGGCTTCTGCGAGCACTATGCGTCGGCGTTCGTCGTGATGATGCGCGCCGCGGGCATCCCGGCGCGGGTCGTGACCGGTTACCAAGGCGGCGAGCTGAACGCGTTCGGCGAGTACTACGTCGTGCGTCAGTCCGACGCGCACGCTTGGGCCGAGGTGTGGCTCGCCGACCGCGGGTGGACGCGCGTGGACCCGACCGCGGCCGTCGCGCCGGAGCGGATCGAGCTCGGCGCGGCCGGCAGCGTGCTCGGCGGCGAAATCGGGCGCCGCGGCTTCGGCATGCTGCGCACGGCGCGCCAGGCGTGGGACGCCGTGAACACCTACTGGTACGGCTGGGTCGTCGGCTACGGCAACACCGCGCAGCGGCTCCTGCTCGAGCGGCTGGGCTTCGAATGGGCGACGCCGGCCGTATTGACCGCGGCGGCCGCGGCCGGAATCGCGCTCATCCTCGCGCTCTTCTCCGCCTGCCGCGCGTTCACCGAGCGCCGGCGAAAGCGCCTCGATCCGGCCGCGCGCTGGTTCGCGATCCTTTGCCGGCGGCTCGCCCGGCGAGGCGTGGCGCCGATCGCCGCCGGCGAAGGGCCGGCCGCGTACGCCGCCCGCGCCGAGCAGGCGCTCCCGGCCGCGGCCCCGGCGATCCGCACGGCCGTCGCGGCTTATCTCCGGGCACGCTACGAGCCGGATGCCGACGGCCGCGCGCTCGAGCGGCTCGAGCGTCTCGTGAAGGCGTTCCGGCCCGCCTGA